In Vanacampus margaritifer isolate UIUO_Vmar chromosome 9, RoL_Vmar_1.0, whole genome shotgun sequence, the following proteins share a genomic window:
- the cox6b2 gene encoding cytochrome c oxidase subunit 6B2, with translation MSETIEEKIQNYTTAPFDARFPNTNQTRNCYQNYLDFHRCNKSLSAKDQDIYPCTWYKRVYKSLCPISWVSRWDDQMENGSFAGKI, from the exons ATGTCTGAGACAATTGAGGAGAAGATCCAGAACTACACGACGGCGCCCTTCGACGCCCGCTTCCCCAACACCAACCAGACCCGCAACTGCTACCAGAACTACTTGG aCTTCCACAGGTGCAACAAATCCCTGTCAGCCAAAGACCAGGATATTTATCCCTGCACGTGGTACAAGAGGGTTTACAAAAGTCTTTGTCCCATAAGTTGG GTTTCCAGATGGGACGACCAGATGGAGAACGGATCTTTTGCCGGAAAGATCTAA
- the slc2a3b gene encoding solute carrier family 2, facilitated glucose transporter member 3, producing the protein MERMEDDKPRQKKVTFYLLYCVSTAVIGSLQFGYNTGVINAPEQKLRRFFQNVSLERFDEPFSPDATTMVWSFAVAIFSVGGMLGSFSVGAIVNKFGRKKSMLLANVLAVLGGGLMGLSSLSRSFEMVIVGRLIIGVFCGLSTGLTPMYVGEIAPTALRGAFGTLHQLGVVIGILVAQIFGLESLLGSDTLWPVLLALTILPAILQSIMLPFCPESPRYLLIILKQEDEARKALVRLRGFEDVSEDMDEMKEEGMKMAMEKKVTILELFRSHNYRQPIIIAIVLQLSQQLSGINAVFYYSTGIFKTAGVTEPIYATIGAGVVNTVFTVVSLFLVEKAGRRTLHLIGLGGMAVSALLMTISLSLVKSTPSLSYMAIVAVFGFVASFEMGPGPIPWFIVAELFSQGPRPAAMAVSGLSNWTANFLVGLGFPKLKELCGPYVFIIFMVLLIVFFIFTFLRVPETKGRTFDDIAQGFAASASKSSSSPVPEAAVVGLPGSKEPPPTSPSEKVPMVDLPGEKP; encoded by the exons ATGGAGCGCATGGAAGATGATAAG CCCCGGCAGAAGAAAGTCACCTTCTACCTGCTCTACTGCGTCTCCACTGCGGTCATCGGATCGCTGCAGTTCGGTTACAACACGGGGGTCATCAACGCACCTGAGCAG AAACTACGTCGGTTCTTCCAAAATGTGTCTCTGGAGCGCTTCGACGAGCCCTTCAGTCCGGACGCCACCACGATGGTGTGGAGTTTTGCCGTAGCCATCTTTAGTGTGGGCGGCATGTTGGGCTCCTTCAGCGTGGGGGCCATCGTCAACAAGTTCGGCAG GAAGAAGTCCATGCTGCTGGCTAACGTTCTGGCCGTGCTGGGCGGGGGTCTGATGGGACTGTCCAGCCTGAGTCGCTCTTTCGAGATGGTCATCGTCGGACGCTTGATCATCGGCGTCTTCTGCGGCCTGAGCACGGGACTGACGCCCATGTACGTGGGTGAGATCGCGCCCACCGCCCTCAGAGGAGCATTCGGCACCTTGCACCAGCTGGGCGTGGTTATTGGCATCTTGGTGGCAcag atCTTTGGTCTGGAGTCTCTTCTGGGCTCTGATACCCTGTGGCCCGTCCTCCTGGCCCTGACCATCCTGCCTGCGATCCTCCAGAGCATCATGCTGCCCTTCTGCCCCGAGAGCCCCCGATACCTTCTCATCATCCTCAAACAGGAAGACGAGGCCAGGAAAG CGCTGGTGCGTCTTCGTGGCTTCGAGGACGTGAGCGAGGACATGGATGAGATGAAGGAGGAAGGCATGAAGATGGCCATGGAGAAGAAAGTCACCATCCTGGAGCTCTTCCGGTCTCACAACTACCGGCAGCCCATCATCATCGCCATCGTCCTGCAACTCTCCCAGCAGCTGTCGGGCATCAACGCC gTCTTCTATTACTCGACGGGCATTTTTAAGACGGCTGGCGTGACTGAACCCATCTACGCCACCATCGGCGCTGGGGTGGTCAACACGGTGTTCACCGTCGTTTCC CTCTTCCTGGTTGAAAAAGCGGGTCGACGGACCTTACACCTGATCGGACTGGGCGGGATGGCCGTTTCTGCCCTGCTCATGACCATCTCGCTTTCCCTGGTG AAATCGACGCCATCTCTGAGCTACATGGCCATCGTGGCTGTTTTCGGCTTCGTGGCCAGTTTCGAGATGGGCCCCGGTCCCATCCCCTGGTTCATCGTGGCCGAGCTCTTCTCGCAGGGGCCTCGACCCGCCGCCATGGCCGTCTCCGGTTTGTCCAACTGGACCGCCAACTTCCTGGTGGGCCTTGGCTTCCCCAAACTGAAG GAACTCTGCGGTCCTTACGTGTTCATCATCTTCATGGTGTTGCTCATCGTCTTCTTCATCTTCACTTTCCTGCGAGTGCCCGAGACCAAAGGAAGGACCTTCGACGACATCGCTCAAGGGTTCGCCGCCAGCGCCTCCAAATCCTCCAGTTCCCCCGTGCCTGAAGCGGCGGTCGTGGGCCTGCCCGGGAGCAAAGAACCTCCGCCCACGTCCCCCTCGGAAAAGGTCCCCATGGTGGATCTTCCCGGGGAGAAACCCTAA